In Colletotrichum higginsianum IMI 349063 chromosome 3, whole genome shotgun sequence, a genomic segment contains:
- a CDS encoding High-affinity methionine permease → MVFSRLFPGGGDKSGGAETDVRADPEASDSEPSIIHDGDLAYTRVKGGNGSKPSYQEAVGAPVESSSPLGYHVNWIAIIFLNINMMVGTGVFSTPASILNRTGSIGLALMYWVIGFLMASAGFSVYLELASYFPSRSGSEVVYLEQAYPRPKHFFPVAFAVQSVILSFSSSNAVVLSRYLWRIAGTTPSEWQMRGVAIAAYTLAVICVIAHNRYSLWLVNIIGVLKLTTLVFISIAGLVVLGGNVSHIPDPQANFRNAFEGTTSNGNDLSGALVSIVFSYAGYYNAFNMTNEIKNPIPTLKKNGVISLGIVAVLYMLCNIAYFAAVPKAEFAKASEIAAAVFFSKLFVGSRAAANVLNFLVLLSAFGNLLAVLIGSSRMIREIGRQGVLPFTNFWVSTKPFGTPLGPYLLKWTMTFIMIVAPPAGDAFSFVVDLASYPSAIFNFAMTLGVFIIRRRRQRSGIGRSEFRAWDIVVAFFLAIQVFILAMPWWPPKGGPYAGNVSFWYATYCVVGIGIIIVCILYYIVWMYVLPRWLNYEIRTEITAVDDNGANTQRIVRVPKADVAQWDEEHDEAGNLRRRRVTTELESSNSNEKGGF, encoded by the exons ATGGTCTTCTCCAGGCTCTTcccgggcggcggcgacaagtcgggcggcgccgagaccGACGTCCGCGCCGACCCCGAGGCCAGCGACTCGGAGCCCTCCATCAtccacgacggcgacctcgccTACACGAGGGTcaagggcggcaacggcTCCAAGCCGTCGTACcaggaggccgtcggcgcccccGTCGAGTCCTCCTCGCCCCTGGGCTACCACGTCAACTGGATCGCCATCATCTTCCTCAACATCAACATGATGGTCGGCACCGGTGTCTTTTCCACTC CCGCCAGCATTCTCAACAGGACCGGCTCCATCGGTCTCGCCCTCATGTACTGGGTCATCGGCTTCCtcatggcctcggccggcTTCAGCGTCTACCTCGAGCTGGCCAGCTACTTCCCCAGCCGCAGCGGTTCCGAGGTCGTCTAcctcgagcaggcctatCCGCGCCCGAAGCACTTCTTCCCCGTGGCCTTTGCCGTCCAGTCTGTTATTCTGTCCTTCAGCAGCAGTAACGCCGTCG TCTTGTCCAGATATCTCTGGAGAATCGCAGGCACCACCCCTTCAGAGTGGCAGATGcgcggcgtcgccatcgccgcttACACGCTCGCCGTCATCTGCGTCATCGCGCACAACCGATACTCTCTGTGGCTCGTCAACATCATCGGCGTCCTGAAGCTGACAACTCTGGTCTT CATCAgcatcgccggcctcgtcgtcctcggcggaaACGTCAGCCACATCCCCGACCCCCAGGCCAACTTCCGCAACGCCTTCGAGGGCACCACCTCCAACGGCAACGACCTCTCGGGCGCCCtcgtcagcatcgtcttctcctACGCCGGCTACTACAACGCCTTCAACATGACCAACGAGATCAAGAACCCGATCCCGACCCTCAAGAAGAACGGCGTCATCtccctcggcatcgtcgccgtcctctaCATGCTCTGCAACATCGCCtacttcgccgccgtccccaaggccgagttcgccaaggccagcgagatcgccgccgccgtcttcttctccaagctCTTCGTCGGcagccgcgccgccgccaacgtcctcaacttcctcgtcctgctgAGCGCCTTTGGCAACCTGCTGGCCGTGCTGATCGGGTCCTCGCGCATGATCCGCGAGATTGGCCG ACAAGGCGTGCTCCCCTTCACCAACTTCTGGGTCTCGACCAAGCCCTTCGGCACGCCCCTGGGCCCGTACCTACTCAAGTGGACCATGACCTTCATCATGATCGTTGCGCCCCCCGCCGGCGATGCCTTTTCCTTCG TCGTCGACCTGGCTAGCTACCCCAGCGCCATCTTCAACTTCGCCATGACCTTGGGTGTCTTCatcatccgccgccgccgccagcgctcCGGCATCGGCCGCTCCGAGTTCCGCGCCTGGGACATTgtcgtcgccttcttcctcgccatccaggtcttcatcctcgccatGCCCTGGTGGCCGCCCAAGGGCGGGCCCTACGCCGGCAACGTCAGCTTCTGGTACGCGACCTActgcgtcgtcggcatcggcat CATCATTGTTTGCATCCTCTACTACATCGTCTGGATGTACGTCCTCCCCCGCTGGCTCAACTACGAGATCCGCACCGAGATCactgccgtcgacgacaacggcgccaACACGCAACGCATCGTCCGGGTCCCCAAGGCCGACGTCGCGCAATGGGACGAGGAgcacgacgaggccggcaacctgcggcggcgacgcgtCACCACCGAGCTCGAGTCCAGCAACTCGAACGAGAAGGGCGGGTTCTGA